The proteins below come from a single Ictidomys tridecemlineatus isolate mIctTri1 chromosome 8, mIctTri1.hap1, whole genome shotgun sequence genomic window:
- the Pm20d2 gene encoding xaa-Arg dipeptidase, with amino-acid sequence MKPEGERPTVGVACDGFSELELLKLRAAERIDEAAERLGALSQAIWSEPELAYEEHRAHRVLTGFFEQEPPAASWVVQPHYQLPTAFRAEWETRSATRCALHLGFLCEYDALPGIGHACGHNLIAEVGAAAALGLRGALESLPGPPPSVKISVLGTPAEEDGGGKIDLIEAGAFENLDVVFMAHPSQENAAYLPDVAEHDVTVKYYGKASHAAAYPWEGVNALDAAVLAYNNLSVLRQQMKPTWRVHGIIKNGGVKPNIIPSYSELIYYFRAPSLKELQVLTKKAEDCFRSAALATGCTVEIKGGAHDYYNVLPNKSLWKAYMENGEKLGMEFISEDTMLNDTSGSTDFGNVSFVVPGIHPYFYIGSNALNHTEEYTKAAGSQEAQFYTLRTAKALAMTALDVIFKPELLERIREDFKLKLQEEQFLNTVE; translated from the exons ATGAAACCCGAAGGGGAGCGGCCGACGGTCGGGGTTGCCTGcgatggcttctcagagctggagCTGCTGAAACTGCGCGCGGCAGAGCGCATCGACGAGGCGGCTGAGCGGCTGGGGGCCCTGAGCCAAGCCATCTGGAGCGAGCCTGAGCTGGCCTACGAGGAACACCGTGCCCACCGTGTGCTGACGGGCTTCTTCGAGCAGGAGCCGCCGGCCGCCTCCTGGGTGGTGCAGCCGCACTATCAGCTGCCGACCGCCTTTCGCGCGGAATGGGAGACGCGGAGCGCAACGCGGTGCGCGCTGCACTTGGGCTTCCTCTGCGAGTATGACGCGCTGCCCGGCATCGGCCACGCCTGCGGTCACAACCTCATAGCCGAGGTTGGGGCGGCGGCCGCTCTGGGATTGAGGGGGGCCCTAGagagcctccctgggcctcctccGTCGGTGAAG ATAAGTGTCCTGGGAACCCCTGCAGAAGAAGATGGTGGTGGCAAAATTGATCTAATTGAAGCAGGAGCTTTTGAAAACCTCGATGTTGTTTTCATGGCCCATCCATCCCAAGAGAATGCTGCTTATCTACCCGATGTGGCCGAACATGA tgTGACTGTGAAATACTATGGAAAAGCATCTCATGCTGCTGCTTACCCCTGGGAAGGAGTCAATGCCTTAGATGCTGCTGTTCTTGCCTACAACAATTTGTCTGTGTTAAGACAGCAAATGAAACCAACCTGGAGAGTTCATG GTATAATAAAAAATGGTGGTGTAAAACCAAATATCATTCCCTCTTActctgaattaatttattacttCCGTGCACCCTCATTGAAAGAACTTCAAGTTTTGACCAAAAAGGCAGAAGATTGCTTCAGATCTGCAGCTTTGGCTACAGGGTGCACA gtaGAAATTAAAGGTGGAGCACATGATTATTACAATGTTCTACCCAACAAGAGCCTATGGAAAGCTTACATGGAGAATGgagaaaagctgggaatggagtTCATTTCAGAAGATACAATGCTGAATGACACTTCAG GATCTACCGATTTTGGAAATGTTTCTTTTGTGGTCCCTGGAATTCATCCATATTTTTACATTGGATCCAACGCCTTGAATCATACTGAAGAGTACACTAAAGCTGCAG GATCACAAGAAGCTCAGTTCTACACTTTGCGAACAGCCAAGGCTCTAGCAATGACTGCATTGGATGTTATTTTTAAACCAGAATTGCTGGAAAGAATCAGAGAGGACTTTAAATTGAAACTTCAggaagaacaatttttaaatacagtagAATAA